A window of the Streptomyces sp. Ag109_O5-10 genome harbors these coding sequences:
- a CDS encoding MFS transporter yields MTTEPPARTDVGRELTTGTLVAGLVAVCLAQIGLAIPATLNGLFQSDLHPVGSQLTWISDAFLLPVAVLELTFGLLGDLFGRKRLLTGGASLLAVGELVSATASGVHQLWAGQALSGLGAAALFPTSLAILAAGTTSPAQRARVIAMWAALLSTGGFLAPLLGGITATYGSWRWSFVVVTAIAVASAAISALFVVDSSAPEGRSLDVAGQLTIGLGLFSLLYAIIQGPTDGWSSPSIIVSFVLAAVFLTVFVLAEKRAKSPLLRLDLFRNRAFAVASVVAVVGMFAFLGTAYSVSIRLGPVQDQAPMRTALAFVLLNGITLAMLPLTERLLRTVAPGLLLGAGLLLIAAGDYWAATLPITDGAFTSLILPLGLVGVGFAITVSSITATAVNTVPLHLAGMASATTNLLRDVGFTLGPAVIGAVALSRAASTFSGTLHDSALPQALKGAGSAVLEEGGPLAVNGASAASPNLADLHPLALDALGHGYSIGFVVCGSAALFSALLTLVTLRGRAPSQDEPAKE; encoded by the coding sequence ATGACGACCGAACCCCCCGCCAGAACCGACGTCGGCCGCGAACTGACCACCGGCACCCTGGTCGCCGGCCTCGTCGCCGTCTGCCTCGCCCAGATCGGTCTGGCCATACCGGCCACGCTCAACGGACTGTTCCAGTCCGACCTGCACCCGGTCGGCTCGCAGCTCACCTGGATCTCGGACGCCTTCCTGCTGCCGGTCGCCGTACTGGAGCTGACCTTCGGCCTGCTCGGTGACCTCTTCGGCCGCAAGCGGCTGCTGACAGGCGGCGCCTCGCTGCTGGCGGTGGGCGAGCTCGTCAGCGCCACCGCCTCCGGCGTCCACCAGCTCTGGGCCGGACAGGCCCTGTCGGGCCTGGGGGCCGCCGCACTGTTCCCGACCTCGCTGGCCATCCTGGCCGCCGGCACCACCTCGCCCGCACAACGGGCCCGGGTCATCGCGATGTGGGCGGCCCTGCTCTCCACCGGCGGGTTCCTCGCACCCCTGCTCGGGGGCATCACCGCCACCTACGGCTCGTGGCGATGGTCCTTCGTCGTGGTCACCGCCATCGCCGTCGCGAGTGCCGCCATCAGCGCCCTGTTCGTCGTCGACTCGAGCGCCCCCGAGGGACGCTCGCTGGACGTGGCGGGCCAACTGACCATCGGCCTCGGCCTGTTCTCCCTGCTCTACGCCATCATCCAAGGCCCCACCGACGGATGGTCATCACCCTCGATCATCGTCTCCTTCGTCCTGGCGGCCGTCTTCCTCACCGTCTTCGTCCTGGCCGAGAAGCGCGCGAAGTCCCCGCTCCTGCGCCTGGACCTGTTCCGCAACCGCGCCTTCGCGGTGGCCTCCGTCGTGGCCGTCGTCGGGATGTTCGCCTTTCTGGGCACCGCCTACTCCGTCAGCATCCGGCTCGGCCCGGTGCAGGACCAGGCCCCGATGCGGACCGCCCTGGCATTCGTCCTGCTCAACGGCATCACCCTCGCGATGCTGCCGCTGACGGAACGGCTGCTGAGAACCGTGGCACCGGGGCTGCTGCTGGGCGCGGGGCTGCTGCTGATCGCGGCGGGCGACTACTGGGCGGCCACCCTGCCGATCACCGACGGCGCCTTCACCTCGCTGATCCTGCCCCTCGGTCTGGTGGGCGTGGGTTTCGCGATCACCGTCTCGTCGATCACGGCAACGGCCGTCAACACCGTCCCGCTGCACCTGGCCGGCATGGCGAGCGCCACCACCAACCTGCTGCGGGACGTCGGCTTCACCCTCGGCCCGGCCGTCATCGGTGCCGTGGCCCTGAGCCGCGCGGCGAGCACCTTCTCCGGCACCCTGCACGACTCGGCGCTGCCGCAGGCACTCAAGGGCGCCGGCTCGGCCGTGCTGGAAGAGGGCGGTCCGCTCGCGGTGAACGGTGCCTCGGCCGCCTCACCGAACCTCGCCGACCTGCATCCGCTCGCCCTGGACGCCCTCGGCCACGGCTACTCGATCGGCTTCGTCGTCTGCGGCTCGGCCGCACTGTTCTCAGCGCTCCTGACCCTCGTCACGCTCCGCGGCCGAGCCCCTTCGCAGGACGAGCCCGCAAAGGAGTAG
- a CDS encoding alpha/beta hydrolase produces the protein MPPPRFSTLAAACATAFAASLVGPATCAQAATADHYSGTLSDGATWIADRPAQWNGSLLLFSHGFGPTTASDAPSTAARQALLDAGYALVGSSYDPNGSMWALDSAERDQFAALTAFRRQVGEPTRIISVGQSMGGLVNARIARDGAGRVDGALGLCGLVAGGVDLDNYQLDAEYTLATFFDPADVGKLVNLNSQADAGALAGRLTDAVEAAQQTPTGRARIALAAAYLNLTDWSPGQQPPARDDFAGQEEQQYAWLAQGLLGFIVPARWSVEQSAGGNTSWNKGVDYAGQLHKSSHAKQVKALYRDAGLDLRTDLNRLTRGADVSADPAAVAHLKQTSTAGQGLAVPLLDIHTTADQLVPVEQESAFARRVRGAGDSALLRQAYVARQAHCNFTTAEVVAGLHAVEHRLDTGHWDDSTTPAELQRSADELGLDGASFTDYRPSRLTGTR, from the coding sequence ATGCCCCCACCTCGTTTCTCGACCCTCGCCGCCGCCTGCGCCACCGCGTTCGCCGCGTCCCTGGTCGGGCCGGCGACCTGCGCCCAGGCCGCCACCGCCGACCACTACTCCGGCACCCTGTCCGACGGCGCCACCTGGATCGCGGACAGACCGGCGCAGTGGAACGGCAGCCTGCTGCTGTTCAGCCACGGCTTCGGACCGACCACCGCTTCCGACGCCCCGTCGACCGCCGCTCGCCAGGCCCTGCTCGACGCCGGCTACGCCCTCGTCGGCTCCTCCTACGACCCGAACGGCTCGATGTGGGCGCTCGACTCGGCCGAGCGGGATCAGTTCGCGGCGCTCACCGCCTTCCGCCGGCAGGTCGGCGAACCGACCCGGATCATCTCGGTGGGACAGTCCATGGGCGGCCTCGTCAACGCTCGCATCGCCCGCGACGGCGCGGGACGCGTCGACGGCGCACTCGGCCTGTGCGGCCTGGTCGCCGGCGGTGTGGACCTGGACAACTACCAGCTGGACGCCGAGTACACCCTGGCCACGTTCTTCGACCCCGCCGACGTCGGCAAGCTCGTGAACCTGAACAGCCAGGCCGACGCCGGCGCCCTGGCCGGCCGGCTCACGGACGCCGTGGAAGCGGCACAGCAGACCCCGACGGGACGCGCCCGGATCGCCCTGGCCGCCGCCTACCTCAACCTGACCGACTGGTCTCCGGGGCAACAGCCGCCCGCCCGCGACGACTTCGCCGGCCAGGAGGAACAGCAGTACGCATGGCTGGCTCAGGGACTGCTCGGGTTCATCGTCCCGGCCCGCTGGTCGGTGGAGCAGTCCGCCGGCGGCAACACCTCCTGGAACAAGGGCGTCGACTACGCCGGCCAGCTGCACAAGTCCAGCCACGCCAAGCAGGTCAAGGCGCTCTACCGCGACGCCGGGCTCGACCTGCGGACCGACCTGAACCGGCTCACCCGGGGTGCGGACGTCTCGGCCGACCCGGCCGCGGTGGCCCATCTGAAGCAGACCTCCACGGCCGGCCAGGGGCTGGCCGTGCCGCTGCTCGACATCCACACCACCGCCGACCAACTCGTGCCCGTCGAGCAGGAGTCGGCCTTCGCCAGACGGGTGCGCGGGGCCGGAGACTCCGCCCTGCTGCGACAGGCCTATGTGGCACGCCAGGCCCACTGCAACTTCACCACCGCCGAAGTGGTCGCCGGCCTGCACGCCGTGGAGCACCGGCTGGACACCGGGCACTGGGACGACTCCACCACCCCTGCCGAACTCCAGCGCAGCGCCGACGAACTGGGCCTCGACGGTGCCTCCTTCACCGACTACCGGCCGAGTCGTCTGACCGGCACCCGCTGA
- a CDS encoding PaaX family transcriptional regulator C-terminal domain-containing protein yields the protein MTSADAAAESSPEPRTQSLMLTFFGAHVLDRPIAVSSGSVIAALGRLGSTEEAVRTTLNRMVKRGLLERHRQGRKTYFGLTPHAVQVLTDGRDRIWRTGAVNRDWDGRWTMVGFSLPEAWSRERHDLRSRLIWAGFGPLQNGLWVAPARVDVREMAAGLGLEPYLRVFRAEVESPTDVREVLEQAFDVPAIGARYRAFLERWDRTDPLPAAVSGDELAGRLLLHTDWLDLVRRDPHLPAEHLPKDWPAAEAETVFRGLASRWERPAARAAARLLDILPLG from the coding sequence GTGACCAGTGCCGATGCCGCCGCCGAGAGCAGTCCCGAGCCGCGTACCCAGTCCCTGATGCTGACCTTCTTCGGTGCCCATGTACTGGACCGGCCCATCGCCGTGTCGTCGGGCAGCGTGATCGCTGCTCTCGGAAGGCTGGGCAGCACCGAGGAGGCGGTGCGGACCACCTTGAACCGGATGGTCAAACGCGGCCTGCTGGAGCGTCACCGCCAAGGCCGGAAGACCTACTTCGGGCTGACTCCGCACGCCGTCCAGGTGCTGACGGACGGCAGGGACCGCATCTGGCGCACCGGCGCGGTGAACCGGGACTGGGACGGCCGGTGGACCATGGTGGGCTTCTCGCTGCCCGAGGCGTGGAGCCGGGAACGGCACGACCTGCGCTCGCGGTTGATCTGGGCAGGCTTCGGCCCCCTGCAGAACGGCCTGTGGGTGGCCCCGGCGCGCGTCGACGTCCGCGAGATGGCGGCAGGTCTCGGCCTCGAACCGTACCTGCGGGTGTTCCGGGCGGAGGTGGAGTCGCCGACCGATGTGCGCGAGGTGCTGGAACAGGCCTTCGACGTGCCGGCCATCGGCGCCCGGTACCGGGCGTTCCTGGAGCGCTGGGACCGCACCGACCCGCTTCCCGCCGCGGTCTCCGGCGACGAGCTCGCAGGCCGGCTCCTGCTCCACACCGACTGGCTGGACCTGGTGCGACGCGACCCGCATCTGCCCGCCGAACACCTTCCGAAGGACTGGCCCGCCGCCGAGGCGGAGACCGTCTTCCGTGGCCTGGCAAGCCGCTGGGAGCGCCCGGCGGCGCGCGCGGCCGCCCGGCTGCTCGACATCCTGCCGCTGGGCTGA